The Streptomyces kanamyceticus genome window below encodes:
- the paaK gene encoding phenylacetate--CoA ligase PaaK, whose translation MTRLPLLLDATERLSPDALAALQLERLQDTLLHAYENVPFYRAAFDKAGLRPDDCRSLSDLARYPLTSKDDLRANYPFGMFAVEQSEVRRLHASSGTTGLPTVVGYTEQDLSMWADVVARSIRAAGGRPGDKVHVAYGYGLFTGGLGAHYGAERLGCTVIPASGGMTARQVRLIQDFRPEIIMVTPSYMLTLLEEFERQGVDPRTTSLRVGIFGAEPWTEEMRREIEERFAIDAVDIYGLSEVIGPGVAQECVETKDGLHIWEDHFYPEVVDPITGEALPDGELGELVFTSLTKEAMPVVRYRTRDLTRLLPGTARIFRRMEKVTGRSDDMVILRGVNLFPTQIEEIVLRTAGIAPHFQLRLTREGRMDALTVRAEARADTTPERREAAAREIAAAVKDGVGVSVGVEIVDPETLERSVGKFKRIVDLRD comes from the coding sequence ATGACGCGTTTGCCGCTACTCCTCGACGCGACGGAGCGGCTGAGCCCCGACGCACTCGCGGCCCTGCAGCTCGAACGCCTCCAGGACACCCTGCTGCACGCGTACGAGAACGTCCCGTTCTACCGGGCCGCGTTCGACAAGGCGGGCCTGCGCCCCGACGACTGCCGTTCCCTCTCCGACCTCGCACGGTACCCCTTGACCAGCAAGGACGACCTGCGGGCCAACTACCCCTTCGGGATGTTCGCGGTCGAACAGTCCGAGGTGCGCAGGCTGCACGCCTCCAGCGGCACGACGGGGCTGCCCACGGTCGTCGGGTACACCGAGCAGGACCTGTCCATGTGGGCCGACGTGGTCGCGCGCTCCATCCGCGCGGCGGGCGGCCGCCCCGGTGACAAGGTCCATGTCGCGTACGGATACGGCCTGTTCACCGGCGGTCTCGGCGCGCACTACGGAGCCGAGCGGCTCGGCTGCACGGTGATCCCCGCCTCCGGCGGCATGACCGCGCGCCAGGTCCGGCTGATCCAGGACTTCCGTCCCGAGATCATCATGGTGACCCCTTCGTACATGCTCACGCTCCTGGAGGAGTTCGAGCGGCAGGGCGTCGATCCCCGTACGACCTCGCTGCGGGTCGGCATCTTCGGTGCGGAGCCGTGGACGGAGGAGATGCGGCGCGAGATCGAGGAACGGTTCGCGATCGACGCGGTGGACATATACGGGCTCTCCGAGGTGATCGGCCCGGGCGTCGCGCAGGAGTGCGTGGAGACCAAGGACGGGCTGCACATCTGGGAGGACCACTTCTACCCCGAGGTCGTCGACCCGATCACGGGCGAGGCGCTGCCGGACGGCGAACTCGGCGAGTTGGTGTTCACCTCGCTCACCAAGGAGGCCATGCCCGTGGTCCGGTACCGGACACGGGACTTGACGCGTCTCCTTCCCGGCACCGCGCGGATCTTCCGCCGGATGGAGAAGGTGACGGGCCGCAGCGACGACATGGTCATCCTGCGGGGCGTCAATCTCTTCCCCACGCAGATCGAGGAGATCGTCCTGCGCACGGCGGGCATCGCCCCGCACTTCCAGCTGCGCCTGACCCGCGAGGGCCGGATGGACGCCCTGACGGTGCGGGCCGAGGCGCGCGCGGACACCACGCCCGAGCGACGCGAGGCGGCCGCCCGGGAGATCGCGGCGGCGGTGAAGGACGGCGTCGGTGTCTCGGTGGGCGTCGAGATCGTCGACCCGGAGACGCTGGAGCGCTCGGTGGGCAAGTTCAAGCGGATCGTGGATCTGCGGGACTGA
- a CDS encoding acyl-CoA synthetase produces the protein MEYNLADLFESVVDVVPDREALVHVDHPGTGAERRLTYAELDAAANRVAHHLIDSGLKPGEHLGLHLYNGVEYLQTVLGCLKARLVPVNVNYRYVEEELVYLYRDADLAALVFDAEFTERVAAAVPRTEKLRHLVRVGTPPADAPALDVVAFTDAEAAGSPERGFGPRSADDQFIIYTGGTTGMPKGVMWRQEDLFFAGLFGGEPTGEPVKRPEELAERVAAGGPGLTFFPTPPLMHGTSTLTSFIAFNYGQRVVIHSKYVPEEVLRTIEREKVSSVSLVGDAMLRPLIDALHGPLKGTDLSSLFSVSSSGAIMSETVRAQFQALAPNVLLLNNFGSSESGSNGKATDDSGPEKGFRLEVNERTQVVDPATHEPVPVGEPGRLAQRGHVPLGYYNDPRKTAETFFQKDGERWVLLGDMATVDDQGIVTVLGRGSQCINTGGEKVYPEEVEQALKSHPDVYDALVAGVPDERWGNRVAAVVQLRTEAPTLDLEAVQTHCRTRLAGYKIPRSVVFTDHIQRSPSGKADYRWAKAVAAEGAS, from the coding sequence GTGGAGTACAACCTTGCCGACCTGTTCGAGTCGGTCGTCGACGTGGTCCCCGACCGCGAGGCGCTCGTCCATGTCGATCATCCCGGCACCGGCGCGGAGCGCCGCCTCACCTACGCGGAACTCGACGCGGCGGCCAACCGCGTCGCGCACCATCTCATCGACAGCGGCCTGAAGCCGGGCGAGCATCTGGGCCTGCATCTGTACAACGGCGTCGAGTACCTCCAGACGGTCCTCGGCTGCCTCAAGGCGCGACTCGTGCCGGTCAATGTCAACTACCGCTACGTCGAGGAGGAGTTGGTCTACCTCTACCGCGACGCGGACCTCGCGGCGCTCGTCTTCGACGCCGAGTTCACCGAGCGGGTCGCGGCAGCGGTGCCACGCACGGAGAAGCTGCGGCACCTGGTGCGGGTGGGTACGCCGCCCGCCGACGCGCCCGCGCTCGACGTGGTGGCGTTCACCGACGCGGAGGCCGCGGGATCGCCGGAGCGCGGCTTCGGGCCGCGGTCGGCCGACGACCAGTTCATCATCTACACCGGCGGCACGACCGGCATGCCCAAGGGCGTCATGTGGCGCCAGGAGGACCTGTTCTTCGCCGGTCTCTTCGGCGGCGAGCCGACGGGCGAGCCGGTCAAGCGCCCCGAGGAGCTGGCCGAGCGGGTCGCCGCGGGCGGCCCCGGGCTCACCTTCTTCCCCACGCCCCCGCTGATGCACGGCACGTCCACGCTGACGTCGTTCATCGCGTTCAACTACGGCCAGCGGGTGGTCATTCACAGCAAGTACGTGCCCGAAGAGGTGCTCCGTACGATCGAGCGGGAGAAGGTCTCCAGCGTCTCCCTGGTCGGCGACGCGATGCTCAGGCCGCTGATCGACGCGCTGCACGGCCCGCTCAAGGGCACCGACCTCTCCTCCCTCTTCAGCGTCTCCTCGTCCGGGGCGATCATGTCGGAGACGGTGCGCGCCCAGTTCCAGGCGCTCGCGCCCAATGTGCTGCTCCTCAACAACTTCGGTTCCTCCGAGTCCGGCTCCAACGGCAAGGCGACGGACGACTCAGGACCCGAGAAGGGCTTCCGCCTGGAGGTCAACGAGCGCACCCAGGTGGTCGATCCCGCGACGCACGAGCCGGTGCCGGTCGGCGAACCGGGCCGCCTGGCCCAGCGCGGCCACGTCCCGCTCGGCTACTACAACGACCCGCGCAAAACGGCCGAGACCTTCTTCCAGAAGGACGGCGAGCGCTGGGTACTGCTCGGCGACATGGCGACGGTCGACGACCAGGGCATCGTCACCGTGCTCGGGCGCGGCTCGCAGTGCATCAACACGGGCGGCGAGAAGGTGTACCCCGAGGAGGTCGAACAGGCCTTGAAGTCCCATCCGGACGTGTACGACGCGCTGGTGGCCGGGGTGCCCGACGAACGCTGGGGCAACCGCGTCGCCGCCGTCGTCCAACTCCGCACGGAGGCGCCCACGTTGGACCTGGAAGCGGTCCAGACCCACTGCCGCACGCGGCTCGCCGGGTACAAGATCCCCCGGTCGGTGGTCTTCACCGACCACATACAGCGCTCACCGAGCGGCAAGGCGGACTACCGGTGGGCGAAGGCGGTGGCCGCCGAGGGGGCGAGCTGA
- a CDS encoding helix-turn-helix transcriptional regulator, with translation MDGVPEPHTGWTFLTNHARVLAAIADDRTARIRDIAAHCRLTERAVQKIIADLEQDGYLSHTREGRSNAYEIDPSKVLRHPAESGLAVASLLSLLARDEADRAQSSGGEGRHHARA, from the coding sequence ATGGATGGAGTGCCCGAGCCACACACCGGATGGACGTTTCTCACCAATCACGCACGCGTGCTGGCGGCCATCGCCGACGACCGCACCGCCCGCATCCGCGACATCGCCGCGCACTGCAGGCTCACCGAACGCGCTGTTCAGAAGATCATCGCCGACCTGGAGCAGGACGGGTATCTCTCCCACACCCGGGAGGGACGCAGCAACGCGTACGAGATCGACCCGAGCAAGGTGCTGCGCCACCCGGCCGAATCCGGCCTTGCCGTGGCCTCACTGCTCTCCCTGCTCGCCCGCGACGAAGCCGACCGCGCCCAGTCCTCCGGGGGCGAAGGCCGACACCACGCCAGGGCCTGA
- a CDS encoding chorismate mutase encodes MQLTSTVSRCLTVGALAAALLAGGGAAVAAPPQPPGPAPALTATASDGPYARLYPLADLSARRLATADLVAAAKYGTESPIDDPVREKQVLDAVAAQAREIGADPEATVRIFRDQIEANKIVQRGLFRRWDADPSQAPTERPDLAEVRKEINRINGELVRGIAASPDARTAPYCGGVLTAAAVHVRYENRLDALHAATLGRALRSVCEG; translated from the coding sequence GTGCAGCTCACCTCAACCGTGTCCCGCTGTCTGACCGTTGGCGCCCTGGCGGCCGCGCTGCTCGCCGGAGGCGGCGCGGCCGTCGCGGCGCCCCCGCAGCCGCCCGGGCCCGCACCCGCGCTCACGGCCACGGCGTCCGACGGCCCGTACGCCCGGCTGTATCCGCTCGCCGACCTGTCCGCGCGGCGCCTGGCCACCGCCGACCTCGTCGCGGCCGCGAAATACGGCACGGAGAGCCCCATCGACGACCCGGTCCGCGAGAAGCAGGTCCTGGACGCGGTGGCCGCGCAGGCGCGGGAGATCGGCGCCGACCCTGAGGCGACCGTGCGGATCTTCCGCGACCAGATCGAGGCGAACAAGATCGTCCAGCGGGGCCTCTTCCGGCGCTGGGACGCCGACCCGTCCCAGGCGCCGACCGAGCGGCCCGACCTCGCGGAGGTCCGCAAGGAGATCAACCGGATCAACGGCGAGCTGGTGCGGGGCATCGCCGCGTCGCCGGACGCGCGCACGGCGCCGTACTGCGGGGGAGTGCTCACCGCCGCGGCCGTGCACGTCAGGTACGAGAACCGACTCGACGCCCTGCACGCGGCCACGCTCGGCCGGGCGCTGCGCTCGGTCTGCGAGGGGTGA
- a CDS encoding alpha/beta fold hydrolase has product MPTFSAFDGTELAYHEKGEGAPLICLPGGPMRASAYLGDLGGLTAYRKLILLDLRGTGDSAVPGDPETYRCDRIVDDVEALREHLGLDRIDLLAHSAGGNVATLYAARHPKRIRALALITAASQAVGLTVTIKDHLEAVAAHRGEPWYPAAVAVLKEIEAGGSPANAGEALAPLAYGRWDATARAHQAASASEKNADAAAAFYADGAFDPPATRAALAELTAPVLVLAGEYDGGPNPAHAEELAALFPGGVRQVQPRAGHFPWLDDPEWFVRRVAGFLAQD; this is encoded by the coding sequence ATGCCGACCTTCAGCGCGTTCGACGGAACCGAGCTTGCTTACCACGAGAAGGGGGAGGGCGCGCCACTGATCTGTCTGCCGGGCGGGCCGATGCGGGCCTCCGCCTATCTCGGGGACCTCGGCGGACTCACCGCGTACCGGAAGCTGATCCTGCTCGATCTGCGCGGCACCGGCGATTCGGCGGTCCCCGGCGACCCGGAGACGTACCGCTGCGACCGGATCGTCGACGACGTCGAGGCGCTCCGCGAGCACCTCGGGCTCGACCGGATCGACCTCCTCGCGCACTCGGCGGGCGGCAACGTCGCCACCCTGTATGCCGCCCGCCACCCCAAGCGGATCCGCGCACTCGCCCTGATCACCGCCGCCAGTCAGGCGGTCGGCCTCACCGTCACCATCAAGGACCACCTGGAGGCCGTGGCGGCGCACCGGGGCGAGCCCTGGTATCCGGCGGCCGTGGCCGTGCTGAAGGAGATCGAGGCCGGGGGCAGTCCCGCGAACGCGGGCGAGGCGCTGGCGCCGCTGGCCTACGGCCGTTGGGACGCGACGGCCCGCGCACACCAGGCGGCCAGCGCGTCGGAGAAGAACGCGGACGCCGCCGCGGCCTTCTACGCGGACGGCGCCTTCGACCCGCCCGCGACCCGCGCCGCCCTGGCCGAGCTGACCGCTCCGGTGCTCGTCCTCGCGGGCGAGTACGACGGCGGCCCGAACCCCGCGCACGCCGAGGAGCTCGCCGCGCTCTTCCCCGGCGGCGTACGTCAAGTACAGCCGCGTGCCGGGCACTTCCCGTGGCTCGACGACCCCGAGTGGTTCGTGCGGCGGGTGGCGGGATTCCTCGCGCAGGACTAG
- a CDS encoding anti-sigma factor antagonist (This anti-anti-sigma factor, or anti-sigma factor antagonist, belongs to a family that includes characterized members SpoIIAA, RsbV, RsfA, and RsfB.), producing MPELAHSQQPLPREGVEHDRGRRLIILCGDLDLDAAQRLRPDLCVALNHAPEGIDLDLRDVDFCDCSGLNVLLALRRQAVKAGKTIVIRAASPTVDRVLELTGVRGLFMPLPEAEAEVEVENEDDQDLHTVVAQLRRAMMTRPTIDLARGILMSSFGLSPEAAWEVLVSASQHTNTKLYVLAEDVVGTVRGGPLHDSVRKQLEAAVARTTAAHAACLSPADPRSA from the coding sequence ATGCCGGAGCTCGCACACTCGCAGCAGCCCCTCCCGCGGGAGGGTGTCGAACACGACAGGGGCAGGCGCCTCATCATCTTGTGCGGGGACCTCGACCTGGACGCCGCCCAACGGCTAAGGCCCGACTTGTGCGTCGCCCTCAACCACGCCCCCGAAGGCATCGACCTGGATCTGCGGGACGTGGACTTCTGTGACTGCTCCGGTCTCAACGTCCTGCTCGCCCTGCGGCGACAAGCCGTGAAGGCGGGCAAGACCATCGTCATCCGCGCCGCTAGCCCGACGGTGGACCGGGTGCTCGAACTGACCGGGGTGCGCGGTCTGTTCATGCCGTTACCTGAGGCCGAGGCCGAGGTCGAGGTCGAGAACGAGGACGATCAGGATCTGCACACCGTGGTGGCCCAGTTGCGCCGGGCCATGATGACCCGGCCGACCATCGACCTGGCCCGCGGCATCCTGATGTCCTCCTTCGGCCTGAGCCCCGAGGCGGCCTGGGAGGTCCTGGTCAGCGCCTCGCAGCACACGAACACCAAGCTGTACGTGCTGGCCGAGGACGTGGTGGGCACGGTGCGGGGCGGGCCCCTGCACGACTCCGTACGCAAGCAGTTGGAGGCCGCGGTCGCGAGGACGACCGCGGCGCATGCGGCCTGCCTCAGTCCCGCAGATCCACGATCCGCTTGA
- a CDS encoding alpha/beta hydrolase family protein — MKFLYDNESFSFEALRAAGYATYGGAELGEVLVTCRLIPDGDEEAWSAQWAATAARVERIGRDALAAGHRVSAREALLRASNYYRTADFYRRADPANDTESARLAKASGRTFADAAALLDVPARAVRIPYEDTTLPGYLFLADDSGEPRPTVLYHGGYDSTLEEAYFALAAGALRRGFHVLAFDGPGQGSTVREQGLHFRPDWEAVVTPVVEFALALPEVDGDRLTLIGTSLGGYLAARAVAFEHRIAACVLHDGVYDVHPTFEAVARTAAETPGGLAAVMAQSTSARWLIHNGLWTLGVSGADGLLEASKAYTMEGLAERIACPMLVLEAENDQFFTGQPQRIFDALTCQKELIVFPEAEGGGEHCHEGAVALWHQRTFDWLDTLFAT, encoded by the coding sequence ATGAAATTCCTCTACGACAACGAGTCCTTCTCCTTCGAGGCGTTGAGGGCCGCCGGCTACGCCACGTACGGCGGCGCCGAGCTCGGCGAAGTCCTGGTGACCTGCCGCCTGATTCCGGACGGGGACGAAGAGGCGTGGTCGGCCCAGTGGGCCGCGACGGCGGCGCGGGTCGAGCGCATCGGCCGGGACGCGCTGGCCGCCGGACATCGGGTGAGTGCGCGGGAGGCGCTGCTGCGGGCCTCCAACTACTACCGGACCGCCGACTTCTACCGGCGTGCGGACCCGGCGAACGACACCGAGTCCGCGCGCCTTGCGAAGGCGTCAGGGCGGACCTTCGCGGACGCGGCCGCCCTGCTCGACGTCCCTGCCCGTGCCGTGCGCATCCCTTACGAGGACACCACCTTGCCGGGCTATCTGTTCCTCGCGGACGACTCGGGTGAGCCGCGCCCGACCGTGCTCTACCACGGGGGTTACGACTCCACCCTGGAAGAGGCCTACTTCGCGCTGGCCGCGGGAGCCCTGCGGCGGGGTTTCCACGTCCTCGCCTTCGACGGTCCAGGCCAGGGGAGCACCGTGCGCGAGCAGGGCCTGCACTTCCGGCCGGACTGGGAGGCCGTGGTCACCCCGGTCGTCGAGTTCGCGCTCGCCCTGCCCGAGGTGGACGGGGACCGGCTCACGCTCATCGGCACCAGCCTCGGCGGGTACCTCGCCGCACGGGCGGTCGCCTTCGAGCACCGCATCGCCGCCTGCGTACTGCACGACGGCGTGTACGACGTCCACCCCACGTTCGAGGCGGTCGCCCGGACCGCGGCCGAAACCCCCGGCGGCCTGGCAGCCGTGATGGCGCAGAGCACCTCGGCGCGCTGGTTGATCCACAACGGCTTGTGGACCCTCGGGGTCTCCGGTGCCGACGGACTCCTCGAGGCGTCCAAGGCCTACACCATGGAGGGACTCGCGGAGCGGATCGCCTGTCCGATGCTCGTTCTGGAGGCGGAGAACGACCAGTTCTTCACCGGCCAGCCGCAGCGCATTTTCGACGCGCTGACCTGCCAGAAGGAACTGATCGTCTTCCCCGAGGCGGAGGGCGGCGGCGAGCACTGCCACGAAGGCGCGGTCGCCCTGTGGCACCAGCGCACTTTTGACTGGCTGGACACACTGTTCGCCACGTGA
- a CDS encoding TetR/AcrR family transcriptional regulator — protein MAAERRATGGAALRERVTEAITEAAFAELAESGYERMSMEAVARRAGVGKAALYRRWASKQEMLAELVREAVKGALPPTPDTGALHTDLREFLGTLRGQLTNPVVSSIGPGLLAQSRRPGALADVIHTGVGAPRRAVARAMLQAAIDRGELPVSLDQELAADLLMAPLGFRLLIMEEDSGDEYLDRLARVIEAALKAAAR, from the coding sequence ATGGCAGCAGAACGCAGGGCAACCGGCGGCGCGGCACTGCGGGAGCGGGTGACCGAGGCGATCACCGAGGCGGCCTTCGCCGAACTCGCGGAGAGCGGCTACGAGCGGATGTCCATGGAGGCGGTCGCCCGGCGCGCAGGCGTGGGCAAGGCCGCGTTGTACCGACGCTGGGCATCGAAGCAGGAGATGCTCGCCGAACTGGTTCGCGAAGCGGTGAAGGGCGCGCTGCCGCCGACTCCGGACACCGGAGCCCTGCACACCGATCTGCGCGAGTTCCTCGGCACCCTCCGCGGCCAGCTCACCAACCCGGTGGTGAGCAGCATCGGCCCCGGACTGCTCGCGCAGAGCCGCCGACCGGGCGCGCTCGCGGACGTGATTCACACGGGCGTGGGGGCACCGCGCCGGGCGGTGGCGCGCGCCATGCTGCAGGCCGCGATCGACCGGGGCGAACTCCCGGTCTCGCTGGACCAGGAACTGGCCGCGGACCTCCTGATGGCACCGCTGGGCTTCCGCCTGCTGATCATGGAAGAGGACAGCGGTGACGAGTACCTGGACAGACTCGCCCGGGTGATCGAGGCCGCGCTGAAAGCCGCCGCCCGCTAG